From Bacteroidales bacterium, a single genomic window includes:
- a CDS encoding inositol monophosphatase, giving the protein MINLDKLTKNVCSIAHEAGAFIKSEMHKITRSNVEMKSSHDFVTYADKTSEAFLINELRKLFPEAGVLAEESHQNRTEKQYNWIIDPLDGTTNYIHGLAPYSVSIALMEHDREILGVVYEVSLGECFYAHINSKAFLNNKIIRVSDTALLSESFIATGFPSKDYSKMKEYMKLLEAIMFESHGIRRLGSAAADIVYVACGRFDIFYEYNLNPWDVAAGSIILQQAGGRVCDFRGNNNYLFGKEIIASNNQVDKKLLSLINKYFYGN; this is encoded by the coding sequence ATGATAAACCTTGACAAACTGACAAAAAATGTCTGTTCCATTGCTCATGAAGCCGGAGCTTTTATAAAATCGGAAATGCATAAAATTACACGGAGTAATGTTGAAATGAAATCATCTCATGACTTCGTCACTTATGCTGACAAAACCTCAGAAGCTTTTCTAATAAATGAATTAAGAAAACTCTTTCCCGAAGCCGGCGTACTTGCTGAAGAAAGCCATCAAAACAGGACAGAAAAACAATACAACTGGATAATTGACCCTCTGGACGGCACTACAAATTACATTCACGGCCTGGCACCATATTCTGTGAGCATTGCACTTATGGAACATGACAGGGAAATACTCGGTGTTGTTTATGAAGTAAGTCTCGGTGAATGTTTCTATGCGCATATCAACAGCAAAGCTTTTCTTAATAATAAAATTATCAGGGTTTCCGACACGGCTTTACTTTCCGAATCATTCATTGCCACAGGTTTTCCAAGTAAGGACTATTCAAAGATGAAGGAATACATGAAACTTCTTGAAGCAATCATGTTCGAGTCGCATGGCATCAGGCGCCTGGGCTCAGCAGCTGCAGACATTGTTTATGTAGCATGTGGACGCTTTGATATATTTTATGAATACAATCTGAATCCGTGGGATGTAGCAGCCGGCTCCATAATTTTACAACAAGCCGGAGGTAGAGTTTGTGACTTCAGGGGTAACAACAATTATCTTTTCGGCAAGGAAATTATTGCTTCCAACAATCAAGTGGATAAAAAGCTATTATCTCTCATAAACAAATATTTTTATGGCAATTAA
- a CDS encoding cytochrome c biogenesis protein ResB, whose protein sequence is MNPKEFNTGTKNFFLSFLWEYRGSFLISFCILFTGFIIEYITGGKGIALPGWPANLIMLTLFIAYIITFHIIVTHPIKKWLSGHHAAVSVITTFVFLILLMAFIPQGELGSKSFVSQIGLTHVIRSWPYFLISMFLLFILGLTILRRFLPFSFRNFAFTLNHLGLFIVLSAASLGAADTYTLSMVLNENQITKIAQGESGKHYEIDFGIELLRFKMDEYPPQIFMVSEKGEILYPHKKPLEAGKGNKEMRGNWLLEVQEYIENAYKDSMVYFSTTAFGSAPAAKLMAHNTQTGKTLTGWVSCGSMFVSPEYFILSETEKIAMTVPHPKKFSSLIKLHYMQNETKDITVEVNQPAKFRGWTIYQSGYDAEMGKWSTRSIVQLVRDPWLPVVYAGFFMIIAGALYLLWLGKIKR, encoded by the coding sequence ATGAACCCGAAAGAATTCAATACGGGAACAAAAAATTTTTTTTTATCTTTTCTCTGGGAGTACAGGGGAAGTTTCCTGATTTCTTTTTGTATTCTATTTACAGGGTTCATTATTGAATACATCACAGGGGGGAAAGGCATTGCCTTGCCCGGATGGCCTGCCAATCTGATAATGTTAACCCTTTTCATTGCTTACATTATTACTTTTCATATCATTGTAACCCATCCGATAAAAAAATGGCTTTCAGGACATCATGCAGCGGTGTCAGTTATTACAACTTTTGTTTTCTTGATACTTCTTATGGCTTTCATTCCACAGGGAGAGTTAGGGAGCAAATCCTTTGTTTCACAAATAGGTTTGACACATGTAATCAGAAGCTGGCCTTATTTTTTAATAAGTATGTTTTTGTTGTTTATATTGGGCCTGACAATATTGCGTCGTTTTTTGCCATTTAGTTTTAGAAATTTTGCATTTACTCTGAATCATCTGGGTTTATTTATTGTGCTTTCAGCAGCTTCACTTGGCGCTGCTGACACTTATACACTGAGCATGGTGCTTAATGAGAATCAAATTACAAAAATAGCTCAAGGGGAAAGTGGTAAACATTATGAGATAGACTTTGGAATAGAGTTATTGAGATTCAAAATGGATGAATACCCGCCTCAAATATTTATGGTCTCGGAAAAAGGAGAAATATTATATCCGCACAAAAAACCGCTGGAAGCTGGAAAAGGCAATAAAGAAATGCGTGGTAACTGGTTGCTGGAAGTGCAGGAATATATTGAAAATGCGTACAAGGATAGTATGGTTTATTTTTCTACCACTGCTTTCGGTAGTGCTCCGGCCGCAAAACTTATGGCTCATAACACTCAAACAGGCAAAACCCTGACGGGCTGGGTGAGTTGTGGTAGCATGTTTGTTTCCCCCGAATATTTTATATTGTCAGAAACCGAAAAAATTGCGATGACGGTTCCACATCCCAAAAAATTTTCTTCACTAATTAAGTTGCATTATATGCAAAATGAAACCAAAGACATAACTGTTGAGGTAAATCAACCTGCTAAATTCAGGGGATGGACCATTTACCAAAGTGGCTATGATGCAGAAATGGGTAAGTGGTCAACGCGAAGTATAGTTCAACTTGTAAGAGACCCATGGCTGCCGGTTGTTTATGCAGGTTTCTTTATGATAATTGCAGGAGCGTTGTATCTTTTATGGCTGGGAAAAATAAAACGCTAA
- a CDS encoding nucleoside deaminase, with the protein MNELNTLHKKFISLAVDMALQNVASGKGGPFAALVVKDKNIVGKGTNLVTLTNDPTAHAEVVAIRDACKNLNNFQLSDCEIYCSCEPCPMCLGAIFWTRPKAVYFAASQADASGAGFDDSFIYEQLKIEHSQRSIPFIKIPTEDATTPFTCWKEKNDKIDY; encoded by the coding sequence ATGAACGAATTAAATACGCTACATAAGAAATTTATCAGTCTTGCTGTAGATATGGCATTACAAAATGTCGCCTCAGGCAAGGGAGGGCCTTTTGCTGCCCTTGTTGTGAAGGATAAAAACATTGTTGGCAAAGGAACTAACCTCGTTACTTTAACAAATGACCCTACAGCACATGCAGAGGTTGTTGCTATCAGGGACGCCTGTAAAAATTTAAACAACTTTCAGCTTTCGGACTGCGAAATATACTGCAGCTGCGAACCTTGCCCCATGTGTTTGGGGGCTATTTTCTGGACCAGGCCTAAAGCTGTTTATTTTGCCGCGTCACAGGCCGATGCATCAGGTGCCGGATTTGATGATTCATTCATTTATGAACAACTTAAAATTGAACACTCCCAACGTTCGATACCTTTTATAAAGATTCCTACGGAAGATGCCACTACACCATTTACCTGCTGGAAAGAAAAAAATGATAAAATTGATTACTGA
- a CDS encoding O-acetyl-ADP-ribose deacetylase — protein sequence MAIKERIENISADITSLKVDAIVNAANKSLLGGGGVDGAIHRAAGKMLLQECMTLKGCETGEAKITKGYLLPAAYIIHTVGPVWHGGKNNEAELLASCYWNCLNLAVKNNIKTIAFPNISTGVYHFPKVQAARIAISEVAEFLKNNNTIKKVFFVCYDEDNLKIYAELLRNIFNSDLYQ from the coding sequence ATGGCAATTAAAGAAAGAATAGAAAATATTTCCGCAGATATTACTTCGCTGAAAGTTGACGCTATTGTTAACGCAGCCAATAAAAGTCTGCTTGGCGGCGGCGGCGTTGACGGGGCTATCCACAGGGCAGCAGGCAAAATGCTGTTACAGGAATGTATGACACTGAAAGGCTGCGAAACGGGTGAAGCAAAAATAACAAAAGGATATTTATTACCAGCCGCATATATCATTCATACTGTCGGCCCAGTATGGCATGGAGGAAAAAACAATGAAGCAGAATTGCTTGCTTCCTGCTATTGGAATTGCCTCAACCTGGCCGTAAAAAACAATATTAAAACCATAGCATTCCCTAATATCAGCACGGGGGTATATCATTTTCCGAAAGTGCAGGCAGCAAGAATAGCCATCAGTGAAGTTGCTGAGTTTTTAAAAAATAACAACACCATAAAGAAAGTTTTTTTTGTTTGTTATGACGAGGATAACCTGAAAATATACGCTGAGTTGTTAAGAAATATCTTTAATTCTGACTTATATCAGTAA